A window of Streptomyces sp. Je 1-332 genomic DNA:
CGCGTGCGGAGCGGGGGCTTCTCCGTCCTTGGACGGTGGGGATGCATCGGGGGCCACGGAGTCTTCTCCTCGTGGTGCGGGTGCGGTGGGGACGGACAGCTGATCCATTGGCTCTCTCTGATCCGGCAGTGACGCGGATCACGTGAGCCACGGATGGCGATGCTAAGGCCATGGGACGTGATCCGACAGGGGTCGATGTTGCTTCCGTTACCTGTTCAACGTCTCGGCGGCGCGCCCGGCGCGGGGTTACGCGTCGTTTTCTTCCGGAATCCATTGCTGGCCTGGGAGTTCGGGGGATAGCTTCACCCTGCACACCCCGTCATGTACCTGCCCGATCACTAGATGTGTTCGGGCAGTTCACGTATCCGGATGATGTGGAGATCCCATGGCTCATCTGCGTTCCAGACGTCGCATCGCCCTCACCGTGCCCCTCGGCATCGCGCTCGCGGCGTCGGTCGGTTTCGCTCCCGGCGTCGCGACCGCGGCCCCCGACGCACCCGCCACCGCGTCGGCGAAGGCCGAGGCCCCGAAGCTCGCGTACGTCGTCAACACCCGCACGGACTCCAAGACGATCGCGTACGTCAAGAAGGCGATCGCCAGGGCGGACGGCACCGTCGTCGTCACGTACCCGAAGATCGGCGTCATCGTCGTGCACTCGGCCAACCCCGACTTCGGCAAGCAGCTGCGCAAGGTGAAGGGGGTCAAGTCCGCGGGCGCGACCCGTACCTCGCCCCTGACGGCCGCGGGCACCACGGAGGAGGGCGCACCGACCCTCCTGTCGAAGTCCGAGGCCAAGTCGCTGAAGGCGAAAGCAGTTGCGGGCACCGAGCCCCTCGAAGCGGACCAGTGGGATCTGCGCGCGATAGGCGCCGACAAGGCGGCGAAGATCAACCCGGGCAGCAAGAAGGTCACCGTCGGCGTCATCGACACCGGAGTCGACGACACCCACCCGGACCTCGCGCCCACCTTCTCGGCCTCCCAGTCGGCGAGCTGTGTCGGCGGCAAGGCGGACACCTCTCCCGGCGCCTGGCGCCCGGAGAAGCCGGAGCACTACCACGGCACGCACGTGGCGGGCGAGATAGCCGCCGCCCGCAACAACGTGGGTGTCGCGGGTGTCGCCCCCGGTGTGAAGGTCGCGGGCATCAAGGTGGCCGACCCGGTCAGTGAGCTGTTCTACCCGGAAAGCGTCGTCTGCGCGTTCGTGTTCGCCGCCGACAAGGGCATCGAGATCACGAACAACAGCTACTACGTGGACCCGTGGCTCTACAACTGCATGGACGACCCGGACCAGCGGGCCATCGTCGACGCGGTCAACCGCGCCCAGCTGTACGCCCAGAAGAAGGGCACCCTGAACCTCGCCTCCGCAGGCAACTCCAACCACGACCTCGCCGCCGACGAGATCCTGGACGACTCGAGCCCGGACGACTCGACGCCGGTGCCGCGCACCATCGACCCCTCCGAGTGCTTCGACCTCCCGACGCAGCTGCCGGGTGTCGTCACGGTCAGCGCGACGGGCGTGCAGAACCTCAAGTCGTACTACTCGACGTACGGCAAGGGCGTCATCGACGTCGCTGCCCCGGGCGGCGACGCACGCCAGATCCCGGCCGACACCCCGTCGAAGAACGGCCGCATCCTCTCCACGATGCCGGGCAACCAGTACGGCTGGCTGCAGGGCACCTCGATGGCGTCGCCGCACGCGTCGGGCGTGGCCGCGCTCCTGAAGTCGACGCACCCCAAGGCGAGCCCCGCCGAGCTCCAGCGGCTGCTCAAGAAGCAGGCCGACAACCCGGGCTGCCCGACGGAGCCGTACGACCCGGACGGTGACGGCAAGGTCGACGCTGTCTGCGAGGGCTCCAAGAACAAGAACGGCTTCTACGGCAGCGGGATCGTCGACGCGCTCGACGCCGTGAAGAAGTGAGGGGCACACGCAGCATGACCGCACCGTTCACACGCTCCCGACGCGTGCTCGCACTCCCGCTCGGCGTGGCGGTGGCCTCGGCCGTCGCCTTCCTGCCGGGCACGGCGTCGGCCCAGCCCGATGCCGCGTCTCAGCCGGGCGGCCCTGTGTCGTCCGTCGTGTCCGCCGTCGGCGCCTCGCTCAGCGACGGCACGTCGATGAGCTACGTCGTCAACGTCAGCTCCGGGCATGGCGGTTCACCGTCCGCCAAGACGTCGGCGTACGTGAAGAGGGCCATCTCCAAGGCGGGCGGCAAGGTCGTCATCGCGTACGACAGGATCGGCGTGATCGTCGTCCACGCGTCGAACGCGGACTTCGCCAAGAAGATCCGCGGGGTGAAGGGCGTCGCGTCGGCGGGAGCCACCCGTACGGCTCCGCTGTCCGCGCAGTCCGACGACGCCCTTGAGGCCGACCGGCCCCTGACCGCCGCCGAGGCGAAGCAGGCCGCCGGACGGGCGGGCGCCGGCCAGGACGAGCTGGAGCCGCTCCAGTGGGACCTGCCCGCCATCAAGGCGGACAAGGCTCACAAGGAGTCCCTCGGCAGCTCCAGGGTCACCGTCGGCGTCCTGGACTCCGGCGTGGACGACACGCACCCGGACATCGCGCCGAACTTCGACGCGAAGGCGTCAGCGAGCTGTCTGGGCGGCGTGCCCGTGCAGAAGGACAGCGCGTGGCGTCCGGTGAGCGGGGAGAGCGACCACGGCATGCACGTGGCGGGTACCATCGCCGCCGCGAAGAACGGCACCGGCGTCACCGGTGTCGCTCCGGGCGTGAAGGTGGCGAGCCTGAAGGTGGCCGAGCCCGCGACCGGCATGTACTACACCGAGGCCGTGGTCTGCGGCTTCATGTGGGCGGCCGAGCACGGGGTCGACGTCACCAACTCCAGCTACTACACCGACCCGTGGCTGTTCAACTGCAAGACGGACGCCGACCAGAAGGCCTTGGTCGACGCCGTCGGGCGGGCCACGCGGTACGCGGAGCGCAAGGGTGCGGTGAACGTCGCGGCGGCCGGAAACGCCGAGACCGACCTGGCGCAGGACGAGATCGTCGACGACTCGAGCCCGGACGACACGACGCCCACGGAGCGGGTCATCAAGACCGCGGACTGCCTCGACCTTCCGTCGCAGCTTCCGGGTGTGGTGACCGTCTCGGCCACGGGCGCGAAGGGCGTCAAGGCCTCGTACTCGAACTACGGCAAGGGCGTCATCGACATCGCGGCGCCCGGTGGCGACTCGACGAAGTTCCAGGCACCGGACGCGCCGGCCACGGACGGCCGTATCCTGTCGACGCTGCCCGGGGGCAAGTTCGGCTACAAGGCGGGTACGTCGATGGCGTCACCGCACGCCGCGGGCGTGGCCGCGCTCATCAAGTCGGCCCACCCGTACGCGTCTTCGTCGAAGGTGAAGGCGCTGCTCCACGGCGAGGCCGACGCCATGAAGTGCACCGATCCGTACGACATCGACGGCGACGGCAAGGTCGACGCGGTGTGCGCTGGCGGCAAGAACAAGAACGGCTTCTACGGCGTGGGCATGATCGACGCCTTGGACGCCGTGCGGAAGTAGCCCTCCCGCAGAGGGTGTCGGGCCGGGCGGTCGCGGACCGCCCGGCCCTTCGCGAGAGGATCTCGTTCCATGTATGAGTACAAGGACTCCCAGTTCGTCCAAGCCGACACGGAGCACTGGGTGGCGGCGCCCGTCCGGCCCCGAGGGCTGCTGGTGCTCGGCTTCGTGGGCATGATCGCGTACATACCGGTGTGGTGCGCTCTCGCGGTGGTGAAGGTAGCGGGGTTCATCGTGTGCCTGCTCCTCGCGGACATCGTCGGTTCGGTCAGCGACTCGGGCGGGCGGAAGCTGGTCGCCCTGTCGGACCGCATGCTGGGACGCCTCCGGCTGCCGGGCTGGTGCGTGACCTGGCCGGAGCTGCGCCACGAGGGAGACACGGCGTACCACCGCGCGCGGGTCGACAAGGTCGTCGGCCGCTGGACGGCCCGGGCGTCCGCCCCCCGGAAGCCGAACAAGCGGCTCTGGCCCGTCGAGTGTGAGATCCCGTGGCGCGTCTACCACGGTGTGGGCGGCCACTACGTGGTCGAGACCGCGACGGCCCAGGGGTGGGAGCTGCGGCCGTCGGAGCCGCGGGTGTCGATCAGGCTGTGGTGGTCGGCGGCCACGCAGAGCGAGGCCGGCAAGGACACGGTGGGGTAAGTGGCCTGTGGGGCGGAACGCGGTTCCGCCAGTTGTTTGCCAGGACTTGCCCCTTAACGGTGCACCTGGTGAAGATCATGTGGTGAGCTCCATACAACCGTCCGCCGACCCCGGAGGCGAGGCCTCGGCGGAGGCGGTCGCCGCCGCGCCCCGCGCCTCGCATCGCGCCCCGCGCCGCCCCTCCACGGCCCGTGCCGTCGCCCTCCTCCTCCTGGTGGCCGTCGCCGCGCTCGTGCCGCTGCTCGGCCCTTCGGCGGCGCTGAGCGGCACCGGGGAGGCCAAGGCGCCCGGCACGGCCGGGATCACCTTCCTGCGGACGGCTCTGTTCGCCGCGCTGTGCGTGCAGTTGGGCGAGGTGTACGCGATCCGTCTGGCCCGCAGGGTGCCGGGAGCGCCGCTGGAGCGCGAGCCGCGGAGCTGGTCCACGTACGCGGCGGTGGCGGGTGTCGTCGCCTCGCTCGGCCTCGCCTCGGTCGTGGCCACCGGCAATCTGGTGCCCCGGGCGCTCTCCGACATGGACCTCGGCGGGCTCTACGCG
This region includes:
- a CDS encoding S8 family serine peptidase — protein: MAHLRSRRRIALTVPLGIALAASVGFAPGVATAAPDAPATASAKAEAPKLAYVVNTRTDSKTIAYVKKAIARADGTVVVTYPKIGVIVVHSANPDFGKQLRKVKGVKSAGATRTSPLTAAGTTEEGAPTLLSKSEAKSLKAKAVAGTEPLEADQWDLRAIGADKAAKINPGSKKVTVGVIDTGVDDTHPDLAPTFSASQSASCVGGKADTSPGAWRPEKPEHYHGTHVAGEIAAARNNVGVAGVAPGVKVAGIKVADPVSELFYPESVVCAFVFAADKGIEITNNSYYVDPWLYNCMDDPDQRAIVDAVNRAQLYAQKKGTLNLASAGNSNHDLAADEILDDSSPDDSTPVPRTIDPSECFDLPTQLPGVVTVSATGVQNLKSYYSTYGKGVIDVAAPGGDARQIPADTPSKNGRILSTMPGNQYGWLQGTSMASPHASGVAALLKSTHPKASPAELQRLLKKQADNPGCPTEPYDPDGDGKVDAVCEGSKNKNGFYGSGIVDALDAVKK
- a CDS encoding S8 family serine peptidase, whose amino-acid sequence is MTAPFTRSRRVLALPLGVAVASAVAFLPGTASAQPDAASQPGGPVSSVVSAVGASLSDGTSMSYVVNVSSGHGGSPSAKTSAYVKRAISKAGGKVVIAYDRIGVIVVHASNADFAKKIRGVKGVASAGATRTAPLSAQSDDALEADRPLTAAEAKQAAGRAGAGQDELEPLQWDLPAIKADKAHKESLGSSRVTVGVLDSGVDDTHPDIAPNFDAKASASCLGGVPVQKDSAWRPVSGESDHGMHVAGTIAAAKNGTGVTGVAPGVKVASLKVAEPATGMYYTEAVVCGFMWAAEHGVDVTNSSYYTDPWLFNCKTDADQKALVDAVGRATRYAERKGAVNVAAAGNAETDLAQDEIVDDSSPDDTTPTERVIKTADCLDLPSQLPGVVTVSATGAKGVKASYSNYGKGVIDIAAPGGDSTKFQAPDAPATDGRILSTLPGGKFGYKAGTSMASPHAAGVAALIKSAHPYASSSKVKALLHGEADAMKCTDPYDIDGDGKVDAVCAGGKNKNGFYGVGMIDALDAVRK